The nucleotide sequence ATGTAATAGCACCtttaaaaatcaatattaacttttaatttggttttaatttatttacagTAATAAGGAAAAATATAAGGACAGAAATGAGCCATTTTAACACATTCagttttcttttaattatGTTTATACACCCTTGAAGAGTTCCTACATAAATCACAAGTAACTATCAGTTAACGCCGCCCATGCAATTATCTTTCATTACGCATATTCATGAAGTTTGCAACATAGTTCGTCATGACAGAGGTTAATCCGTAGGGTTCGTTTCTGGGTTCGTGGACTTGGGCTACGGGTGGACTCATCCTTGGGTATCTCTGGAGTTGCATAATCTCTGCGGCGGGTGGCAAAGGACCTCTTAGTTGGGCCCTGGGATAGGGATCTGACCTTTGGTCGGCGGTTGGACGATGTCTCACTTTCCGCGAAGTAGGACTAACTTCAGTGGAGGTCCTGTTGCTGGATTGGCAATATGGAGGCGGTGGCAGGAGCAGTCTTCTCTGCAACTCAATTGCTGTGGTCTGCGATTCTGCTGCATTGTAATTCTGCTGATGATCATGATAGGCCTGTATGCGCTGTTGATACACAAGGGATTCCTGATAGGCAGTTGGGTACAAATAAGGTGGCGGATCGTAGAGGAAGGAATGCTGCATATATGGCTCTTGATTTGCAGGATGGGTTTCCTGGCTGTGTGGATGATGCATAaaatgctgctgctgcagttgctgttgctgttgggaTTGCTGTTGCACTAGAAATTGCTgtcgctgctgttgctgctgctgctgccagGACCAGGCCAAAGCCTTCTCCTCCTGCTGGCGCTGCTGGTCGGCTATTCTTAGCTCCAGAGTTCTCAGGTCGGATCTCAGTTGGCGCTTTATTTGATCCCTGTCCGACTTTAGTTTTTCCTCCACCTTCTTGAATTGCTCCATCTTTAGCATGAACAATCGCTTCTCCTCCGCGTGATGGCGTTCGCAGGACATTCGATCGTCCAGTAGCTTCTTCAGGGACTTGCCCAGCTGATGCAGTTGCTCCTCCTCCCGGCACTTGATCCTCTGGTACATGACCCGCATTTGCTGCAGCTTATCCTCCGCCTCgtgctgatgttgctggtAAATAACCTCCTGTTGCTGTTGGCTGGACGACTGATGGAGTTGCTGCTGCATATATTGCTGTTGAATATGCAATTGctgcttgtgaaatgattgaTTTGGTGGGTTCCACTGAGGACTTGGATCACTGGCAACCGTAGGACCAACAAACTGATGTCTGAGATTTTGGTTTACTCGATCAACAGCGTTATTATTGCAATTGATAGATTGATATATCTCCTCGTTGCACAAATTTGGTTGGACAATGTGATGGATTAACTGCTGACGTAGTAGGGAATTGGCTGTTTGATCCGAGTCTTCAAGGGATACGGATGTTGCAGGTTGCGGGTTGAAGTTATTGGCAGGCACTTCCTCAGCAACTTGCAGTTCGAGCTGAATTTCAGTGGTTAACTGATTCTGGGCGGGATCGTACAAGTAACTGATTGTCTCTGGTTGCTCGGTCTCCACTTCCGATGACTGTTCAACCTGATCAGGAACGGCTAAGTCTTCCACCGCATCTTCTGCGTTTTCTAAATTGTTAGTATCATCATAACCATCTTGAATTTCCGGCTCACTTTTGGTCTCCCATTGCGTCATGGGCTCCATCTTAAAGTGCAGGTCTTCTCTTTGTGGATTGTGCCAGCATAAGTAGGGGTAATGCTGACGCCTAGTGCTGCTGGTCCTTATCACACTTTCCCGCTGGCTCTGCAGGATTTTTCGGTTCTCCTCCTCCGAAGAATCGTTAGTCTCGACCTCCTGCTTCACCAAATCGAACAACATAACGCTGATTTCTTCATCGTCCGGCAGTTGAGTCTTCACTTCACATTCAGCACTCAAATCGGGCATATTCAGGGGTTGCTCCCCTAAATCCTGAATTTCCTCGGAAGGCTCCTCTGCGAACTCTTCCTCTTTTATGTCTACAGGGTATTCGTTCGTTTCGAATTCATTATCGGTTTCTTGGGATATAGGATGGTTATCATCCCGATCTTTCTTCATTTGCTTGGCCACGTAACGAGGACGACCGGATCCCACGGGAAATTTCAACATTCGCAGGTGGTATTCCCGATTCTTGGCGTATCTGCTAAGGGTCCTTGTGCGCTGCTGAAGTTCGCTGCGAGCCAGTTCCTTGGGTATGAATAGTAATTCGTTGGAATATACACTGGCTCTTCGCTTTTTTGTCTCCGCTCtttgaaataataatattaatattaacttTAACTTAAAACCATATTTTAGGTTAAGCTTACATGGACAACGAGTGCCTTTCCTCTAAAACTAGAGGTCTTGTTGTATCCTCCTTTGTTGGACTTTTAATATCTGGTTGACTTTCATCCAGATCCTTGGGTTCAGCGATGTCGTCTTGATTATCAGCTTTTTGGTTGGTATCTTTTCGATACACGTCACACTCAGCATTCAAATCAACCTCTCCTTCATGAGTAGAAGTACTAAGCGAGTTTTCAAGATTTCTGCATA is from Drosophila suzukii chromosome 3, CBGP_Dsuzu_IsoJpt1.0, whole genome shotgun sequence and encodes:
- the LOC108005527 gene encoding mediator of RNA polymerase II transcription subunit 15 isoform X2, translated to MVAKNLENSLSTSTHEGEVDLNAECDVYRKDTNQKADNQDDIAEPKDLDESQPDIKSPTKEDTTRPLVLEERHSLSIAETKKRRASVYSNELLFIPKELARSELQQRTRTLSRYAKNREYHLRMLKFPVGSGRPRYVAKQMKKDRDDNHPISQETDNEFETNEYPVDIKEEEFAEEPSEEIQDLGEQPLNMPDLSAECEVKTQLPDDEEISVMLFDLVKQEVETNDSSEEENRKILQSQRESVIRTSSTRRQHYPYLCWHNPQREDLHFKMEPMTQWETKSEPEIQDGYDDTNNLENAEDAVEDLAVPDQVEQSSEVETEQPETISYLYDPAQNQLTTEIQLELQVAEEVPANNFNPQPATSVSLEDSDQTANSLLRQQLIHHIVQPNLCNEEIYQSINCNNNAVDRVNQNLRHQFVGPTVASDPSPQWNPPNQSFHKQQLHIQQQYMQQQLHQSSSQQQQEVIYQQHQHEAEDKLQQMRVMYQRIKCREEEQLHQLGKSLKKLLDDRMSCERHHAEEKRLFMLKMEQFKKVEEKLKSDRDQIKRQLRSDLRTLELRIADQQRQQEEKALAWSWQQQQQQQRQQFLVQQQSQQQQQLQQQHFMHHPHSQETHPANQEPYMQHSFLYDPPPYLYPTAYQESLVYQQRIQAYHDHQQNYNAAESQTTAIELQRRLLLPPPPYCQSSNRTSTEVSPTSRKVRHRPTADQRSDPYPRAQLRGPLPPAAEIMQLQRYPRMSPPVAQVHEPRNEPYGLTSVMTNYVANFMNMRNER
- the LOC108005527 gene encoding trichohyalin isoform X1, with protein sequence MVVSESEPEFLSESEPEPMSEHQAAIDGNLENSLSTSTHEGEVDLNAECDVYRKDTNQKADNQDDIAEPKDLDESQPDIKSPTKEDTTRPLVLEERHSLSIAETKKRRASVYSNELLFIPKELARSELQQRTRTLSRYAKNREYHLRMLKFPVGSGRPRYVAKQMKKDRDDNHPISQETDNEFETNEYPVDIKEEEFAEEPSEEIQDLGEQPLNMPDLSAECEVKTQLPDDEEISVMLFDLVKQEVETNDSSEEENRKILQSQRESVIRTSSTRRQHYPYLCWHNPQREDLHFKMEPMTQWETKSEPEIQDGYDDTNNLENAEDAVEDLAVPDQVEQSSEVETEQPETISYLYDPAQNQLTTEIQLELQVAEEVPANNFNPQPATSVSLEDSDQTANSLLRQQLIHHIVQPNLCNEEIYQSINCNNNAVDRVNQNLRHQFVGPTVASDPSPQWNPPNQSFHKQQLHIQQQYMQQQLHQSSSQQQQEVIYQQHQHEAEDKLQQMRVMYQRIKCREEEQLHQLGKSLKKLLDDRMSCERHHAEEKRLFMLKMEQFKKVEEKLKSDRDQIKRQLRSDLRTLELRIADQQRQQEEKALAWSWQQQQQQQRQQFLVQQQSQQQQQLQQQHFMHHPHSQETHPANQEPYMQHSFLYDPPPYLYPTAYQESLVYQQRIQAYHDHQQNYNAAESQTTAIELQRRLLLPPPPYCQSSNRTSTEVSPTSRKVRHRPTADQRSDPYPRAQLRGPLPPAAEIMQLQRYPRMSPPVAQVHEPRNEPYGLTSVMTNYVANFMNMRNER